GCACGACTTCGACCGTGCCGCCGCTGCTGCCACCGCCGCCGTGCGCGGCACGTGACGCGCCCATCGGCGCGCGCCTCGGCGCTTCCCCCGCGAGCCCGGTCGTGGCGATGCCGGCATAGGCGCGGTTCTCCGGGGTATCGAGCGACGCTTTGGCGTCGCCCGTCAGTGCGGCTTTGCTCACGAGAACAGGCGGTGGCGGCGGGAACAGCGACGTATCCGGTTTCGCATCGTCGGTCGGGTTGCGCAGAGCCAACGTGATCTTGCCCTGCTGCGCGCCTAGCACGAGACGGTTGACGTCTTCGATCGGCACGGCCACGACGGCCGAGGTGGCAGGCATGGGGGGCTGCGCGCTCATCGGAGGTTGCGTAGCCTGCGGCTGGCTTGCCGCTGCGGCGGCGACCGTCGAGGCCACGCTGGGCGCCGCGGGCGGCGGCGTAACGTCGTCGAGCGAGGCGTTGCCATATGTCAGTACGCGCACGCGCGAGGCGAGCAAACGCGCCTGCGTATCGTCAGCCAGCCCGACAGCCGGACTGCCGGCCGGCTGGTTCGTTTTCATCGTG
This is a stretch of genomic DNA from Pandoraea faecigallinarum. It encodes these proteins:
- the cpaB gene encoding Flp pilus assembly protein CpaB produces the protein MNKATKIFAAVLVVAGVLLALFALRLGTANAPAPSATPSVVTQTLTQRFPAVVAARALAPGKPITADDVKIAQFDSAAPGAFNVPADVVGRVPLVALAAGVPVTQNLLAHGLAMQLAPGERAVSLPVTETVGVSNRIRPGDFVDVFFTMKTNQPAGSPAVGLADDTQARLLASRVRVLTYGNASLDDVTPPPAAPSVASTVAAAAASQPQATQPPMSAQPPMPATSAVVAVPIEDVNRLVLGAQQGKITLALRNPTDDAKPDTSLFPPPPPVLVSKAALTGDAKASLDTPENRAYAGIATTGLAGEAPRRAPMGASRAAHGGGGSSGGTVEVVRGAERSTAAY